From Ancylobacter pratisalsi, one genomic window encodes:
- the hutI gene encoding imidazolonepropionase translates to MRCDRVWRGATLATLDPARPGLGVVEDGLIAASDGRIAYAGPALDAPAFEADEVIDCEGRWITPGLIDCHTHLVFGGNRAHEFELRLAGASYEEIARAGGGIVSTMKATREASEAELVASAVRRLDALLAEGVTTIEVKSGYGLSQAAELKSLRAARALGAARPVSVTTTFLGAHALPPEFRNDRGAYVDAVIAMLPEIAEAGLADAVDAFCEGIAFQPDEIARVFAAATALGLPVKLHADQLSNLHGAKLAASFGALSADHLEHTDEEGAAAMAKAGTVAVLLPGACYFIRETKMPPVELFRKHGTPIALATDCNPGTSPLTSLLLTMNMGATLFRMTVDECLAGVTREAARALGRLDDIGTLEAGKSCDLAIWDIERPAELVYRIGFNPLYARVWRGK, encoded by the coding sequence ATGCGCTGCGACCGGGTATGGCGAGGGGCGACGCTGGCGACGCTGGATCCCGCACGGCCGGGCCTCGGGGTCGTCGAGGACGGGCTGATTGCCGCCAGTGACGGGCGCATTGCCTATGCCGGGCCGGCCCTGGACGCACCCGCCTTCGAGGCCGACGAGGTTATCGACTGCGAGGGGCGCTGGATCACGCCCGGTCTGATCGACTGTCATACGCATCTGGTCTTCGGCGGGAATCGGGCCCATGAGTTCGAACTGCGCCTCGCCGGCGCCTCCTATGAGGAGATCGCCCGCGCGGGCGGCGGCATCGTATCCACCATGAAGGCCACGCGCGAGGCGAGCGAGGCCGAACTTGTGGCTTCCGCCGTGCGCCGGCTTGATGCGTTGCTCGCCGAGGGTGTCACCACCATCGAGGTGAAGTCCGGATATGGGCTTTCGCAGGCGGCCGAACTGAAGAGCCTGCGCGCCGCCCGTGCGCTGGGCGCGGCGCGGCCGGTGAGCGTGACGACGACGTTTCTCGGTGCTCATGCCCTGCCTCCCGAGTTCAGGAACGACCGGGGCGCCTATGTGGACGCCGTCATCGCCATGCTGCCGGAAATCGCCGAGGCGGGGTTGGCAGACGCCGTCGATGCGTTCTGCGAGGGCATCGCCTTCCAGCCCGACGAGATCGCGCGGGTGTTTGCGGCGGCGACCGCTCTAGGTCTGCCGGTGAAGCTGCACGCCGACCAGCTCTCGAACCTTCACGGCGCAAAGCTCGCCGCCAGCTTTGGTGCGCTCTCCGCCGACCATCTCGAACACACCGATGAAGAGGGTGCGGCCGCGATGGCGAAGGCGGGCACGGTCGCCGTGCTGCTGCCGGGCGCGTGCTATTTCATCCGCGAAACCAAGATGCCGCCGGTCGAGCTGTTCCGGAAGCACGGCACCCCTATCGCCTTGGCGACCGACTGCAACCCGGGCACCTCGCCGCTGACCTCGCTGCTGCTGACCATGAATATGGGCGCAACCCTGTTCCGCATGACGGTGGACGAGTGCCTTGCGGGCGTCACGCGCGAGGCGGCGCGGGCGCTGGGACGTCTTGACGATATCGGCACGCTGGAAGCCGGCAAGAGCTGCGATCTCGCGATCTGGGACATCGAGCGCCCGGCCGAGCTTGTCTATCGCATCGGATTCAACCCGCTTTATGCGCGGGTTTGGAGGGGCAAATGA
- the hutH gene encoding histidine ammonia-lyase, whose amino-acid sequence MNDIVLKPGNVSLAEWRAIYLGAGLALDPACLPAVERSAKAVADILAKGEPVYGINTGFGKLATVKIGDEDLAKLQRNIVLSHAAGVGEPMPVPVARLMMALKLASLAQGASGIQPATLRLLEAMLVKGLTPVVPCKGSVGASGDLAPLSHMTATMIGVGEIFVGGKRLPAATALAQAGLAPVELGPKEGLALLNGTQFSTANALAGLFGAENLFRSALVTGALSTDAARGSDAPFDPRIHALRKHRGQIETADALRNLMAGSAIRASHLIGDERVQDPYCLRCQPQVMGAALDVLRQAATTLETEANGVSDNPLIFAEDGVALSGGNFHAEPVAFAADMIALAVCEIGSLSERRIAMLVDPALSTMPAFLTPKPGLNSGFMIPQVTAAALVSENKQRAYPASVDSIPTSANQEDHVSMAAHGARRLAEMVENAVCVVGIELLASAQGCDFHQPLASSPVLEKVRARLRAEVPHLDEDRHFAPDMEAANALVRSGVIAALAADMLPAISGE is encoded by the coding sequence ATGAACGACATCGTGCTGAAGCCGGGCAACGTCTCGCTCGCCGAGTGGCGCGCCATCTATCTAGGCGCCGGCCTTGCGCTCGATCCTGCATGCCTGCCGGCCGTGGAGCGGTCGGCCAAGGCGGTGGCCGATATTCTGGCCAAGGGCGAGCCGGTTTACGGGATCAATACCGGCTTCGGTAAGCTCGCCACGGTAAAGATCGGCGACGAGGATCTGGCGAAGCTTCAGCGCAACATCGTGCTGTCCCACGCGGCGGGCGTTGGTGAGCCGATGCCGGTTCCGGTGGCGCGGCTGATGATGGCGCTCAAGCTCGCCAGCCTGGCGCAGGGTGCCTCCGGCATCCAGCCGGCGACGCTCCGCTTGCTGGAGGCCATGCTGGTGAAGGGCCTCACGCCGGTCGTGCCCTGCAAGGGTTCGGTCGGTGCTTCCGGTGACCTCGCGCCGCTGTCGCACATGACCGCGACCATGATCGGTGTCGGCGAGATCTTTGTGGGCGGAAAGCGGCTGCCCGCCGCCACAGCGCTGGCGCAGGCCGGTCTGGCACCGGTGGAGCTGGGTCCGAAGGAAGGCCTTGCCCTTCTCAACGGCACGCAGTTCTCGACCGCCAATGCGCTGGCCGGGCTGTTCGGCGCCGAGAACCTCTTCCGCTCGGCACTGGTGACGGGCGCACTGTCCACCGACGCGGCGCGGGGTTCGGACGCGCCGTTCGACCCGCGCATCCACGCCCTGCGCAAGCATCGTGGCCAGATCGAAACCGCCGACGCGCTGCGCAATCTGATGGCGGGTTCGGCAATCCGCGCCTCCCATCTCATCGGCGACGAACGCGTGCAGGACCCCTATTGTCTGCGTTGTCAGCCGCAGGTGATGGGCGCCGCGCTCGACGTGCTGCGGCAGGCGGCGACCACGCTGGAGACGGAGGCCAACGGCGTTTCCGACAACCCGCTTATCTTCGCCGAGGATGGTGTTGCGCTTTCCGGCGGCAATTTCCACGCCGAGCCGGTGGCCTTTGCCGCCGATATGATCGCGCTGGCAGTGTGCGAGATCGGCTCGCTCAGCGAGCGGCGCATCGCCATGCTGGTGGACCCGGCGCTGTCCACCATGCCGGCCTTCCTGACGCCGAAACCGGGTCTCAATTCCGGGTTCATGATCCCGCAGGTGACGGCAGCAGCGCTGGTCTCGGAGAACAAGCAGCGCGCCTATCCGGCCAGTGTCGACTCCATTCCCACCTCCGCGAACCAGGAAGACCATGTGTCCATGGCCGCCCATGGCGCGCGCCGGCTGGCGGAGATGGTTGAGAACGCGGTCTGCGTCGTCGGCATCGAGTTGCTGGCGAGCGCGCAGGGCTGCGATTTCCATCAGCCGCTGGCTTCCAGCCCGGTGCTGGAAAAGGTTCGGGCGCGGCTGCGGGCCGAGGTGCCCCATCTCGACGAGGACCGCCACTTCGCCCCCGATATGGAGGCGGCGAACGCGCTTGTGCGCTCGGGTGTCATCGCCGCACTGGCCGCTGA
- a CDS encoding formimidoylglutamate deiminase, with the protein MTRLWFETALLPTGWANDVAIDIAEGRIEAITSGAVPGQGDERHALALPGLPNLHSHAFQRAFAGGTEVRGPTGDSFWTWREAMYRAVDRMDPEHIQAIAAQVYVEMLEAGFIRVGEFHYLHHDRDGAPYADIGELAHRIAAAAQETGIALTLLPVFYAHGGFGAQAPNHGQRRFINSVDSFGRLIESARRATSSLPDAVVGIAPHSLRAATAGEIGAILPLAEGGPIHIHVAEQTKEVDDCLGWSGQRPVEYLLDHAPVDAHWCFIHATHMSDDETRRMAQSGAVAGLCPITEANLGDGIFPAPDFLAAGGRYGVGSDSNVQIDAAGELRLLEYSQRLAHRARNVLALSEGRSTGGALFDASLNGGAQALGAVAALTVGAPADLVSLDVEHPALAGRTGAAALDAWIFAAARPAVDCVWRRGDKLVENGRHRARHAVEARFRAALTKIAS; encoded by the coding sequence ATGACCCGCCTCTGGTTCGAAACCGCCCTCCTTCCCACCGGTTGGGCGAACGATGTCGCCATCGACATCGCGGAAGGGCGCATCGAGGCCATCACGTCTGGCGCCGTGCCCGGACAGGGGGATGAACGCCACGCTCTTGCCCTTCCCGGCCTTCCCAATCTGCACAGCCATGCCTTCCAGCGCGCCTTCGCCGGCGGCACGGAAGTGCGCGGGCCCACCGGCGACAGCTTCTGGACCTGGCGCGAGGCGATGTACCGCGCCGTCGACCGCATGGACCCGGAGCACATCCAGGCGATCGCCGCGCAAGTCTATGTCGAGATGCTGGAAGCCGGCTTCATCCGTGTCGGCGAGTTTCATTATCTCCACCACGACCGTGACGGCGCCCCTTACGCCGATATCGGCGAACTCGCCCATCGCATCGCGGCGGCGGCGCAGGAGACAGGCATCGCCCTCACCTTGCTGCCAGTTTTCTACGCCCATGGCGGCTTCGGCGCCCAGGCGCCGAACCACGGCCAGCGCCGTTTCATCAATTCGGTGGACAGCTTCGGCCGCCTCATCGAGTCCGCCCGCCGCGCCACGTCCTCCCTTCCCGATGCAGTTGTCGGCATTGCCCCGCACAGTCTGCGTGCGGCCACCGCCGGGGAGATCGGCGCCATCCTGCCGCTGGCGGAGGGCGGCCCGATACACATCCATGTCGCCGAACAGACCAAGGAGGTGGACGACTGCCTCGGCTGGAGCGGCCAGCGCCCGGTTGAGTACCTCCTCGACCATGCGCCGGTCGATGCGCACTGGTGCTTCATCCATGCCACCCATATGAGCGATGACGAGACTCGCCGCATGGCTCAAAGTGGCGCCGTCGCAGGGCTCTGCCCGATCACCGAGGCCAATCTCGGTGACGGCATCTTCCCCGCCCCCGATTTCCTCGCGGCGGGTGGACGCTATGGCGTCGGCTCCGATTCCAACGTGCAGATCGACGCGGCTGGCGAGCTGCGGTTGCTGGAGTACTCCCAGCGCCTCGCCCACCGCGCCCGCAACGTGCTTGCCCTGAGTGAGGGCCGCTCGACCGGCGGTGCGCTGTTCGACGCCTCGCTGAATGGCGGCGCACAGGCGCTCGGCGCGGTGGCTGCACTCACCGTCGGCGCCCCGGCGGATCTTGTGAGCCTGGACGTCGAGCATCCCGCCCTCGCCGGTCGCACCGGCGCTGCCGCTCTCGACGCCTGGATCTTCGCGGCCGCGCGTCCGGCCGTTGACTGTGTCTGGCGGCGCGGCGACAAGCTGGTCGAAAACGGTCGCCACCGCGCCCGCCACGCCGTCGAGGCGCGCTTCCGCGCCGCGCTCACCAAAATCGCGTCCTGA
- a CDS encoding RidA family protein produces MAPQFLMVSGAPTPVAPFSHAVETDGFVFITGQMPTWPDDDSRPLPEGVEAQTRRVMDNLILVLNGVGLDMSHVVQARVYLTEFKRDYPAMNATYASYFPADRRPARTCVGVTGLARDALVEIDLIARRP; encoded by the coding sequence ATGGCGCCGCAGTTCTTGATGGTTTCCGGCGCTCCGACGCCGGTTGCTCCCTTCAGCCATGCCGTCGAGACGGACGGCTTCGTCTTCATCACCGGCCAGATGCCGACCTGGCCCGACGACGATTCCCGTCCCCTGCCCGAGGGCGTTGAGGCCCAGACGCGGCGTGTCATGGACAACCTCATTCTGGTGCTGAACGGCGTCGGCCTCGACATGAGCCATGTCGTGCAGGCGCGGGTCTATCTCACCGAATTCAAGCGCGACTATCCGGCGATGAACGCGACCTATGCGTCCTACTTCCCGGCGGATCGCCGTCCGGCACGCACCTGCGTCGGTGTTACCGGGCTCGCCCGCGACGCGCTGGTGGAGATCGACCTCATCGCCCGCCGGCCCTGA